In Lysobacterales bacterium, the genomic stretch ACTGGGGTCGAAGCCGGATTCGTCCTTGTCCTCGATGGATTCGGCATGCCGGACCTGGGCCCGGCGCACTGCATCCACCACGGTCGTGACGACCACCTTCTGGATATAAGACGCAGCCGCGACGAGATTCTTGTCACTCTCCAGCGCCTTCCACAGTTTGATGCGCACTTCCTGCTCGATATCGTCGGCGTCCAGGCCCTGGTCGCGGCTGCAATGCACCTCGATCAGCATGCGCAGGCGCTTGCCGTGCTTTTCCAGCAATTCCTTGAGGGCGTCGCTCATACCGACCGGACCCCCTCCCGGCCTCCCCCTTGCTGCGCAAAGGGGAGGAGACCAGCGGACATGGCCCCCTCCCTTGCGCGCAGCGCAGGGGAGGGTTGGGGTGGGGTGCAGTTGCTGGG encodes the following:
- a CDS encoding RNA polymerase sigma factor; its protein translation is MSDALKELLEKHGKRLRMLIEVHCSRDQGLDADDIEQEVRIKLWKALESDKNLVAAASYIQKVVVTTVVDAVRRAQVRHAESIEDKDESGFDPSVSSPLRPEAQAGRGQWSDLLMRCIGELPERRRLPVQLALQGFTADEVARLTGSSVTAAQQLCYRGIEELKTRLRELGADAIED